A single region of the Streptomyces virginiae genome encodes:
- a CDS encoding WD40/YVTN/BNR-like repeat-containing protein, with the protein MCAAALVVGVLAAPAQADAAPATDPAPVAQDLRGAGWALKDTGKSDVRFRGLAAVTRTTAWVAGSKGTVLRTVDGGRSWRDVSPPGAVAEGLEFRDIEAFDARRAVALSIGEGEASRVLRTEDGGATWTEAFRNPDPRAFYDCLTFFDARHGLAMSDPVDGKFHILATDDGGRTWRVLPNEGMPEALPGEAGFAASGQCLVSSGPRDVWLATGGGAQARVLHSADRGLTWRVAESTVPAGDPARGVFALAFRDRTRGLAVGGDYRTGQASPQAAAVSADGGRTWRQAATPPPAYRSGAAWFPYSRGTALAVGPTGTDVTTDGGRGWRSLEAGSFDTVDCATDTGCWAAGEKGRVARLERRR; encoded by the coding sequence ATGTGCGCGGCAGCCCTGGTCGTGGGGGTACTGGCCGCCCCCGCCCAGGCCGATGCGGCCCCGGCCACCGACCCGGCCCCGGTGGCACAGGACTTACGCGGCGCCGGCTGGGCCCTGAAGGACACCGGGAAGAGCGACGTACGCTTCCGCGGACTCGCGGCGGTCACCCGGACCACGGCCTGGGTGGCCGGTTCCAAGGGGACCGTGCTGCGCACGGTGGACGGTGGCCGCAGCTGGCGTGACGTCTCGCCACCCGGCGCGGTCGCGGAGGGTCTGGAGTTCCGCGACATCGAGGCCTTCGACGCACGGCGCGCGGTGGCCCTGTCCATCGGGGAGGGCGAGGCATCCCGCGTCCTGCGCACCGAGGACGGCGGAGCCACCTGGACCGAGGCCTTCCGCAACCCCGACCCGCGCGCCTTCTACGACTGCCTCACCTTCTTCGACGCCCGCCACGGCCTGGCCATGAGCGATCCGGTGGACGGGAAGTTCCACATCCTGGCCACCGACGACGGCGGCCGCACCTGGCGGGTCCTGCCGAACGAGGGCATGCCCGAGGCGCTGCCGGGCGAGGCGGGCTTCGCCGCGAGCGGCCAGTGCCTGGTGAGCTCCGGCCCGCGCGACGTGTGGCTGGCCACCGGCGGCGGGGCGCAGGCCCGCGTGCTGCACTCCGCTGACCGCGGCCTGACCTGGCGGGTCGCCGAATCCACCGTCCCGGCGGGCGATCCGGCGCGCGGGGTCTTCGCCCTCGCCTTCCGGGACCGTACGAGGGGACTCGCGGTCGGCGGTGACTACCGCACCGGGCAGGCCTCCCCGCAGGCCGCGGCCGTGTCCGCGGACGGGGGACGCACCTGGCGCCAGGCCGCGACACCGCCGCCGGCCTACCGCTCGGGCGCGGCCTGGTTCCCGTACAGCCGGGGGACGGCGCTCGCGGTCGGGCCCACCGGCACCGATGTGACCACGGACGGGGGTCGCGGCTGGCGGTCCCTGGAGGCGGGCTCCTTCGACACGGTCGACTGCGCGACGGACACCGGATGCTGGGCGGCGGGGGAGAAGGGACGCGTGGCGCGGCTGGAACGGCGCCGCTGA
- a CDS encoding GNAT family N-acetyltransferase, giving the protein MQPRLAVPADVPELIRLRAAALDALGVDPGPADAAWRQVARTWFLERVGDRPHVRCLVVGGAPGEPLLATGMAWVTYHLPGPLWTDGRRGYLDGIVTDAPARGRGHGRRIVDALVAWLGSVDIHYVQLHASPDGEPVYRAAGFTAGRYPGMDLVTTPAPPAPPAAPAPPAPAG; this is encoded by the coding sequence ATGCAGCCGCGCCTCGCCGTTCCCGCCGACGTCCCCGAGCTCATACGCCTGCGCGCCGCCGCGCTCGACGCCCTCGGGGTCGACCCCGGGCCCGCCGACGCCGCCTGGCGACAGGTCGCCCGCACCTGGTTCCTCGAACGCGTCGGCGACCGCCCCCACGTACGCTGCCTGGTCGTCGGCGGAGCCCCCGGCGAACCGCTGCTCGCCACCGGCATGGCCTGGGTCACCTACCACCTGCCCGGTCCGCTGTGGACCGACGGCCGGCGCGGCTACCTCGACGGGATCGTCACCGACGCGCCCGCCCGTGGGCGGGGTCACGGCCGCCGGATCGTCGACGCGTTGGTCGCCTGGCTCGGCAGCGTCGACATCCACTACGTGCAGCTGCACGCGAGCCCGGACGGCGAGCCCGTCTACCGGGCCGCGGGCTTCACCGCCGGGCGCTACCCGGGCATGGACCTCGTCACCACCCCGGCGCCGCCCGCGCCCCCGGCCGCGCCGGCCCCGCCTGCCCCGGCCGGCTGA
- a CDS encoding YciI family protein: MFVMELSYTAPLESVEEQMDAHIAWLDGYYAAGVFLASGRKVPRDGGVILAGGVSRAEIERIAAEDPFAVAGVCAYTITEFIATKTSADLSTVRENPVT; this comes from the coding sequence ATGTTCGTCATGGAGCTCAGCTACACCGCCCCTCTCGAGTCCGTCGAAGAGCAGATGGACGCTCACATCGCCTGGCTGGACGGCTACTACGCCGCCGGCGTGTTCCTCGCGTCGGGGCGCAAGGTCCCGCGCGACGGCGGCGTGATCCTGGCCGGTGGGGTGTCCCGGGCGGAGATCGAGCGGATCGCGGCCGAGGACCCCTTCGCGGTGGCGGGTGTCTGCGCCTACACCATCACCGAGTTCATCGCCACGAAGACCTCCGCGGACCTGTCGACGGTGCGGGAGAACCCGGTCACGTAG
- a CDS encoding endonuclease V, whose protein sequence is MTSVKTPADEAEARAIQDELRHQVVLTEPGPPPGRGLVTGVDVAYDDARDLVAAAAVVLDAATLEVVEEATAVGHVSFPYVPGLLAFRELPTVLAALDSLKTGPGLVVCDGYGLAHPRGFGLACHLGVVTGHPTIGIAKNPFTFTYEEPGARRGDSAALLAADGTEVGRALRTQDGIKPVYVSVGHRVSLDNACAHALALSPRFRIPETTRHADSLCRRALREAS, encoded by the coding sequence ATGACGAGTGTGAAGACCCCCGCCGACGAGGCCGAGGCCCGGGCGATACAGGACGAACTACGCCATCAGGTCGTGCTCACCGAGCCCGGCCCGCCACCCGGCCGCGGCCTCGTCACGGGCGTGGACGTCGCCTACGACGACGCGCGCGACCTGGTCGCCGCCGCGGCCGTGGTGCTCGACGCCGCCACCCTGGAGGTCGTCGAGGAAGCCACCGCCGTCGGGCATGTCAGCTTCCCCTACGTGCCCGGGCTGCTCGCCTTCCGCGAGCTGCCGACCGTACTGGCCGCCCTCGACTCCCTGAAGACCGGGCCCGGCCTCGTCGTCTGCGACGGCTACGGTCTCGCGCACCCCCGCGGCTTCGGCCTCGCCTGCCACCTCGGGGTGGTCACCGGACACCCGACCATCGGCATCGCGAAGAACCCGTTCACCTTCACCTACGAGGAACCGGGCGCCCGGCGGGGCGACAGCGCCGCGCTCCTCGCGGCCGACGGGACCGAGGTCGGGCGGGCGCTGCGCACACAGGACGGGATCAAGCCGGTCTACGTGTCCGTCGGGCACCGGGTCTCGCTGGACAACGCCTGCGCACACGCCCTGGCCCTGAGCCCGCGCTTCCGGATCCCCGAGACCACCCGCCACGCCGACTCCCTGTGCCGCCGAGCGCTGCGGGAGGCCTCCTGA
- a CDS encoding saccharopine dehydrogenase family protein has translation MNATVPHDRPERAYDVVLFGATGFVGALTAEYLAAHAPAGCRWALAGRDTAKLERLRERLASIDPACARLPLLRADAQDPAAVRELAASTRVLATTVGPYIWYGAELVAACAEAGTDYVDLTGEPEFVDRMYVEHDARARETGARIVHACGFDSIPADLGAYFTVRQLPRGVPLAVDGFMRSNAFFSGGTLASALTALSRGPQTLAAARERRLHEPRLLGRRARGPVGVPRFSRETGTWAMPLPSLDPRIVARSAAALERYGPDFRYRHYASVKHLPVAVGGTAALGATVALAQVPPARRWLMNRWEPGQGPDAERRARSWFTVRFVGEGGGRRVFTEVAGGDPGYGETAKMLAESALCLAHDALPEVAGQLTTAVAMGDALIARLQKAGITFRVADAR, from the coding sequence ATGAACGCAACTGTCCCGCACGACCGGCCGGAACGCGCCTACGACGTCGTGCTGTTCGGCGCCACCGGGTTCGTGGGCGCGCTCACCGCCGAGTACCTCGCCGCGCACGCGCCCGCCGGCTGCCGGTGGGCGCTGGCCGGCCGGGACACCGCGAAGCTGGAGCGGCTGCGTGAACGGCTGGCCTCGATCGACCCGGCGTGCGCCCGGCTGCCGCTGCTGCGGGCCGACGCCCAGGACCCCGCGGCCGTAAGGGAGCTGGCCGCGTCCACCCGGGTGCTGGCCACGACCGTGGGCCCGTACATCTGGTACGGGGCGGAGCTGGTGGCCGCCTGCGCCGAGGCGGGCACGGACTACGTGGACCTCACGGGCGAGCCGGAGTTCGTGGACCGCATGTACGTCGAGCACGACGCACGGGCCCGGGAGACCGGGGCGCGGATCGTGCACGCCTGTGGCTTCGACTCGATCCCGGCCGACCTCGGGGCGTACTTCACGGTCCGGCAGCTGCCACGGGGGGTCCCGCTGGCGGTCGACGGGTTCATGCGGTCCAACGCCTTCTTCTCCGGCGGCACCCTGGCCTCCGCGCTGACGGCCCTGAGCCGTGGCCCCCAGACCCTGGCCGCGGCGCGTGAGCGCCGGCTGCACGAGCCCCGGCTGCTGGGGCGGCGGGCCCGCGGTCCGGTGGGGGTGCCGCGGTTCAGCCGGGAGACCGGGACGTGGGCGATGCCGTTGCCCTCGCTGGACCCGCGGATCGTGGCCCGGTCGGCGGCCGCGCTGGAGCGCTACGGCCCGGACTTCCGCTACCGGCACTACGCCTCCGTCAAGCACCTGCCCGTCGCGGTGGGCGGTACGGCGGCGCTGGGGGCGACGGTGGCCCTGGCGCAGGTGCCGCCGGCCCGGCGGTGGCTGATGAACCGCTGGGAACCGGGCCAGGGGCCGGACGCGGAGCGCCGTGCGCGCAGCTGGTTCACCGTGCGGTTCGTGGGCGAGGGCGGCGGCCGGCGGGTGTTCACGGAGGTCGCGGGCGGCGACCCCGGTTACGGGGAGACGGCGAAGATGCTGGCCGAGTCGGCGCTGTGCCTGGCCCACGACGCCCTGCCGGAGGTGGCCGGACAGCTGACGACGGCCGTGGCGATGGGCGACGCCCTGATCGCCCGCCTCCAGAAGGCCGGGATCACCTTCCGGGTGGCGGACGCCCGCTGA
- a CDS encoding CaiB/BaiF CoA transferase family protein, whose protein sequence is MAVTGNGNRDASGPGPLAGVRVVELAGIGPGPFAAMLLADLGADVVRVDRPGGGGLAVDPAYDITNRGKRSVLLDLKSADGPARVLDLVERADVLLEGFRPGVAERLGVGPAECHARNPKLVYGRMTGWGQDGPLAETAGHDIAYIAVTGALGMIGKPGEPPAVPANLVGDYAGGSLYLVIGVLAALHHARATGTGQVVDAAIVDGTAHLTAMIHGMMAAGGWQDRRGANLLDGGCPFYGTYETSDGGYMAVGALEQQFYDTFVELLGIEDQAPARKDLARWGELREVVAARFRTRTRAQWTAVFEGSDACVAPVLSLREAPEHPHLAARGTFTDLGGIVQPAPAPRFSTTPGALTTGPAQPGAHTESVAADWDVPALLAQEEEN, encoded by the coding sequence ATGGCAGTGACAGGGAACGGGAACCGGGACGCGAGCGGGCCCGGCCCGCTCGCCGGGGTGCGCGTCGTCGAACTGGCGGGCATCGGCCCCGGACCGTTCGCCGCCATGCTCCTCGCCGACCTGGGCGCCGACGTCGTACGGGTGGACCGGCCCGGTGGTGGCGGGCTCGCGGTCGATCCGGCCTACGACATCACCAACCGCGGCAAGCGGTCCGTCCTCCTCGACCTCAAGTCCGCCGACGGACCCGCCCGGGTCCTCGACCTGGTCGAGCGGGCCGACGTGCTCCTCGAAGGGTTCCGGCCGGGGGTCGCCGAGCGCCTCGGGGTCGGACCGGCCGAGTGCCACGCCCGCAATCCGAAGCTCGTCTACGGCCGGATGACCGGCTGGGGCCAGGACGGCCCGCTCGCCGAGACCGCCGGGCACGACATCGCGTACATCGCCGTCACCGGCGCACTCGGCATGATCGGGAAGCCGGGGGAGCCGCCGGCCGTCCCCGCCAACCTGGTCGGGGACTACGCGGGCGGCTCGCTCTACCTGGTCATCGGGGTCCTCGCCGCCCTGCACCACGCCCGCGCCACCGGCACCGGCCAGGTCGTCGACGCGGCGATCGTCGACGGCACCGCCCACCTCACCGCCATGATCCACGGAATGATGGCGGCGGGCGGCTGGCAGGACCGCCGCGGCGCCAACCTCCTCGACGGTGGCTGTCCCTTCTACGGCACCTACGAGACCTCCGACGGCGGGTACATGGCGGTCGGCGCGCTGGAGCAGCAGTTCTACGACACCTTCGTGGAGCTCCTCGGCATCGAGGACCAGGCCCCGGCCCGCAAGGACCTCGCCCGCTGGGGCGAGCTGCGGGAGGTCGTCGCCGCACGCTTCAGGACCCGTACGCGCGCGCAGTGGACGGCCGTGTTCGAGGGCAGCGACGCCTGCGTGGCGCCCGTGCTCTCGCTGCGCGAGGCCCCGGAGCATCCGCACCTCGCCGCCCGCGGGACCTTCACCGACCTCGGCGGGATCGTCCAGCCCGCGCCCGCGCCGCGCTTCTCGACGACCCCGGGTGCCCTCACCACAGGACCGGCGCAGCCGGGCGCGCACACGGAGTCGGTCGCGGCCGACTGGGACGTACCGGCCCTGCTCGCGCAGGAGGAGGAGAACTGA
- a CDS encoding LLM class F420-dependent oxidoreductase, whose product MELSMMLDYAGDPRRAADQAAALESAGLDAVWVAEAWGFDSPTIMGYLAARTERLKIGSAILNVYSRTPGLIAQTAAGLDALSGGRALLGLGASGPQVVEGWHGMPYDKPLGRTRETVELCRRIWRRETIDHHGITDMPLPPEKGGRHGKPLKILTRPVRPAIPVYIASLGPANVRMTAEIADGWLPTLFIPEKAAAVWGGPLAEGAAKRSPELGPLQTVAGGLLAIGDDAAAARDLARPQIALYVGGMGAVGKNFYNDLAVAYGYEEEARRIQELYLAGRKRDAAAAVPDEFCELMTLCGPEGYVRERVEAFREAGVTMLNVTPVGPDPAKLIETVKSWL is encoded by the coding sequence ATGGAACTGTCCATGATGCTCGACTACGCCGGGGACCCGCGCCGGGCCGCCGACCAGGCCGCCGCGCTGGAGTCGGCCGGGCTCGACGCCGTATGGGTGGCCGAGGCCTGGGGCTTCGACTCCCCGACGATCATGGGCTACCTCGCCGCCCGCACCGAGCGGCTGAAGATCGGCTCGGCCATCCTCAACGTCTACTCGCGCACCCCCGGCCTCATCGCCCAGACCGCCGCCGGCCTGGACGCGCTCTCCGGCGGCCGGGCGCTGCTGGGTCTGGGTGCCTCCGGCCCGCAGGTCGTCGAGGGCTGGCACGGGATGCCGTACGACAAGCCGCTCGGCCGGACCCGGGAGACGGTCGAGCTGTGCCGGCGCATCTGGCGCCGCGAGACGATCGACCACCACGGCATCACCGACATGCCGCTGCCGCCCGAGAAGGGCGGCCGGCACGGCAAGCCGCTGAAGATCCTCACCCGCCCGGTGCGCCCCGCGATCCCCGTCTACATCGCCTCGCTCGGCCCGGCCAACGTCCGGATGACCGCCGAGATCGCGGACGGCTGGCTGCCCACGCTCTTCATCCCGGAGAAGGCCGCCGCGGTGTGGGGCGGCCCGCTCGCCGAGGGCGCCGCCAAGCGCTCGCCGGAGCTCGGCCCGCTGCAGACCGTCGCGGGCGGCCTGCTCGCCATCGGCGACGACGCGGCCGCCGCACGGGACCTCGCGCGCCCGCAGATCGCCCTGTACGTCGGCGGGATGGGCGCGGTCGGCAAGAACTTCTACAACGACCTGGCCGTCGCCTACGGGTACGAGGAAGAGGCCCGGCGGATCCAGGAGCTGTACCTCGCCGGACGCAAGCGCGACGCAGCCGCCGCCGTCCCGGACGAGTTCTGCGAGCTGATGACGCTGTGCGGGCCCGAGGGGTACGTACGCGAGCGCGTCGAGGCCTTCCGCGAGGCGGGCGTCACCATGCTCAACGTCACACCGGTCGGCCCCGACCCGGCCAAGCTGATCGAAACCGTCAAGAGCTGGCTCTAG
- a CDS encoding acyl-CoA dehydrogenase family protein: MQRRIFDADHEAFRETVRTFLSKEVLPHYEQWEKDGIVSREAWRAAGRQGLLGLAVPEEYGGGGNTDFRYAAVIAEEFTRAGAPGLAIGLHNDIIGPYLTSLATEEQKRRWLPGFCSGETITAIAMTEPGAGSDLQGIRTTAEDHGDHWVLNGSKTFISNGILADLVIVVAKTTPEGGAHGLSLLVVERGAEGFERGRNLDKIGQKSQDTAELFFDDVRVPKENLLGELNGAFVHLMTNLAQERMGIAMAGIAAAEHLLEITTQYVKEREAFGRPLAKLQHIRFEIAEMATEVAVTRTFLDRCITDHSNGELDHVHASMAKWWATELQKRVADRCLQLHGGYGYMSEYRVARAFIDGRIQTIYGGTTEIMKEIIGRSLLG; this comes from the coding sequence ATGCAACGCCGCATCTTCGACGCCGACCACGAGGCGTTCCGCGAGACCGTACGCACCTTCCTCAGCAAGGAGGTGCTGCCGCACTACGAACAATGGGAGAAGGACGGCATCGTCAGCCGCGAGGCCTGGCGGGCCGCGGGCCGCCAGGGGCTGCTGGGCCTTGCCGTCCCCGAGGAGTACGGCGGCGGCGGGAACACCGACTTCCGCTACGCCGCCGTGATCGCCGAGGAATTCACCCGCGCGGGGGCCCCGGGGCTGGCCATCGGCCTGCACAACGACATCATCGGGCCCTACCTGACCTCGCTCGCCACCGAGGAGCAGAAGCGCCGCTGGCTGCCCGGCTTCTGCTCCGGCGAGACCATCACCGCCATCGCGATGACCGAGCCGGGCGCGGGCTCCGACCTCCAGGGGATCCGGACCACCGCCGAGGACCACGGCGACCACTGGGTGCTGAACGGCTCCAAGACCTTCATCTCCAACGGGATCCTCGCCGACCTGGTGATCGTGGTCGCCAAGACCACCCCCGAGGGCGGGGCGCACGGACTGTCGCTGCTGGTCGTCGAGCGTGGTGCGGAGGGCTTCGAGCGCGGCCGCAACCTCGACAAGATCGGCCAGAAGTCCCAGGACACCGCCGAGCTGTTCTTCGACGACGTACGCGTCCCGAAGGAGAACCTGCTCGGCGAGCTGAACGGCGCCTTCGTCCACCTGATGACCAATCTCGCGCAGGAGCGGATGGGCATCGCGATGGCCGGCATCGCCGCCGCCGAACACCTGCTGGAGATCACCACCCAGTACGTGAAGGAGCGCGAGGCCTTCGGCCGTCCGCTGGCCAAGCTGCAGCACATCCGGTTCGAGATAGCGGAGATGGCCACCGAGGTCGCCGTCACCCGGACCTTCCTCGACCGCTGCATCACCGACCACTCCAACGGCGAACTGGACCATGTGCACGCCTCGATGGCCAAGTGGTGGGCCACCGAACTGCAGAAGCGCGTCGCCGACCGCTGCCTGCAACTCCACGGCGGCTACGGCTACATGAGCGAATACCGGGTCGCCCGAGCCTTCATCGACGGTCGTATCCAGACCATCTACGGCGGCACGACCGAGATCATGAAGGAGATCATCGGCCGTTCCCTGCTCGGCTGA
- a CDS encoding acetyl-CoA C-acetyltransferase, which translates to MSTEAYVYDAIRTPRGRGKANGALHGTKPIDLVVGLIDALRERNPGLDPGTIDDIVLGVVGPVGDQGSDIARIAAIAAGLPDTVAGVQENRFCASGLEAVNLAAAKVRSGWEDLVLAGGVESMSRVPMASDGGAWFADPMTNWDTGFVPQGIGADLIATIEGFSRRDVDEYAALSQERAAAAIKDGRFAKSVVPVTDRNGLIVLDHDEFVRPGTTADTLAKLKPSFADIGELGGFDAVALQKYHWVEKIDHVHHAGNSSGIVDGASLVAIGSREAGERGGLTPRARIVSAAVSGSEPTIMLTGPAPATRKALAKAGLTIDDIDLVEINEAFAGVVLRFVKDMGLSLDKVNVNGGAIALGHPLGATGAMILGTIVDELERQDKRYGLVTLCVGGGMGVATIVERL; encoded by the coding sequence GTGAGCACCGAAGCTTACGTATACGACGCGATCCGTACCCCGCGCGGCCGCGGCAAGGCCAATGGCGCCCTGCACGGCACCAAGCCGATCGACCTGGTCGTCGGACTCATCGACGCCCTGCGCGAGCGCAACCCGGGCCTCGACCCCGGCACCATCGACGACATCGTGCTCGGCGTCGTCGGCCCGGTCGGCGACCAGGGTTCCGACATCGCCCGGATCGCGGCCATCGCTGCCGGCCTCCCGGACACCGTCGCCGGTGTACAGGAGAACCGCTTCTGCGCCTCCGGCCTGGAGGCCGTCAACCTGGCCGCCGCGAAGGTCCGCTCCGGCTGGGAGGACCTGGTCCTCGCGGGCGGCGTGGAGTCCATGTCCCGCGTCCCGATGGCCTCCGACGGCGGCGCCTGGTTCGCCGACCCGATGACCAACTGGGACACCGGCTTCGTCCCGCAGGGCATCGGCGCCGACCTGATCGCCACCATCGAGGGCTTCTCCCGGCGCGACGTCGACGAGTACGCGGCCCTCTCCCAGGAGCGTGCCGCCGCCGCCATCAAGGACGGCCGCTTCGCGAAGTCCGTGGTCCCGGTCACCGACCGCAACGGTCTGATCGTCCTGGACCACGACGAGTTCGTCCGCCCCGGCACCACCGCCGACACCCTCGCCAAGCTGAAGCCCTCCTTCGCCGACATCGGCGAGCTCGGCGGCTTCGACGCGGTCGCGCTGCAGAAGTACCACTGGGTCGAGAAGATCGACCACGTCCACCACGCCGGCAACTCCTCCGGCATCGTCGACGGCGCCTCCCTCGTCGCCATCGGCTCCCGCGAGGCCGGAGAGCGGGGCGGGCTGACCCCGCGCGCCCGGATCGTCTCGGCGGCCGTCTCCGGCTCCGAGCCCACCATCATGCTCACCGGCCCCGCCCCCGCCACCCGCAAGGCCCTCGCCAAGGCCGGCCTGACCATCGACGACATCGACCTCGTCGAGATCAACGAGGCCTTCGCGGGCGTCGTCCTGCGCTTCGTCAAGGACATGGGCCTGTCCCTCGACAAGGTCAACGTCAACGGCGGCGCCATCGCGCTCGGCCACCCCCTCGGCGCCACCGGCGCGATGATCCTCGGCACGATCGTCGACGAGCTGGAGCGCCAGGACAAGCGCTACGGCCTCGTCACCCTCTGCGTCGGCGGCGGCATGGGCGTCGCCACCATCGTCGAACGCCTCTGA
- a CDS encoding 3-hydroxyacyl-CoA dehydrogenase NAD-binding domain-containing protein, with product MSESTTIRWEQDETGVVTLILDDPDQSANTMNQAFKDSIAAVADRAEAEKDSIRGIVFTSAKKTFFAGGDLKDMIRLRPEHAQIAFDTGTEIKRSLRRIETLGKPVVAAINGAALGGGYEIALACHHRVALDAPGSKIGLPEVTLGLLPAGGGVTRTVRLMGIADALLKVLLQGTQYTPQRALDSGLVHELAATPEEMLTKARAFIDAHPESKQPWDVPGYKIPGGTPSNPRFAANLPAFPANLKKQLNGAPYPAPRNILACAVEGSQVDFETALTIEARYFTELVTGQTAKNMIQAFFFDLQAVNAGRSRPQGVEPRKVRKVAVLGAGMMGAGIAYSCARAGIEVVLKDVTAEAAAKGKAYSEKLLDKALSRGRTTEAGRAELLARITPTADVADLAGCDAVIEAVFEDTSLKHKVFQEIQDVIEPDALLCSNTSTLPITGLAEGVARPVDFIGLHFFSPVDKMPLVEIIKGERTGDEAIARAFDLVRQINKTPIVVNDSRGFFTSRVIGQFINEGVAMVGEGAEPASIEQAAAQAGYPAKVLSLMDELTLTLPRKIRNESRKAFEAEGKAWTEHPADAVIDRMVDEFERPGRSGGAGFYEYDEAGKRARIWPGLREHFAKPGYEIPFEDMKERMLFAEALDTVRCLDEGVLTSIADANIGSIMGIGFPAWTGGVIQYINGYEGGLPGFVARARDLADTYGERFTPPASLVAKAERGETYAD from the coding sequence ATGAGCGAGTCCACCACGATCCGCTGGGAACAGGACGAGACCGGCGTCGTCACCCTGATCCTCGACGACCCCGACCAGTCCGCCAACACGATGAACCAGGCCTTCAAGGACTCCATCGCGGCCGTCGCCGACCGCGCCGAGGCCGAGAAGGACTCCATCCGCGGCATCGTCTTCACCTCCGCCAAGAAGACCTTCTTCGCGGGCGGCGACCTCAAGGACATGATCCGACTGCGCCCCGAGCACGCGCAGATCGCCTTCGACACCGGCACCGAGATCAAGCGCTCCCTGCGCCGGATCGAGACCCTCGGCAAGCCCGTCGTCGCCGCCATCAACGGCGCGGCCCTCGGCGGCGGCTACGAGATCGCCCTCGCCTGTCACCACCGCGTCGCCCTCGACGCGCCCGGCTCCAAGATCGGCCTGCCCGAGGTCACCCTGGGCCTCCTCCCCGCCGGTGGCGGTGTCACCCGTACCGTGCGCCTGATGGGCATCGCCGACGCGCTGCTCAAGGTGCTGCTCCAGGGCACCCAGTACACCCCGCAGCGCGCCCTGGACAGCGGCCTCGTGCACGAACTGGCCGCCACCCCCGAGGAGATGCTGACCAAGGCCCGCGCCTTCATCGACGCGCACCCCGAGTCGAAGCAGCCCTGGGACGTACCCGGCTACAAGATCCCGGGCGGTACGCCGTCCAACCCGCGGTTCGCCGCCAACCTCCCGGCCTTCCCGGCCAACCTGAAGAAGCAGCTGAACGGGGCCCCGTACCCGGCGCCGCGCAACATCCTGGCCTGCGCCGTCGAGGGCTCCCAGGTGGACTTCGAGACCGCGCTGACCATCGAGGCCCGCTACTTCACCGAGCTGGTCACCGGCCAGACCGCCAAGAACATGATCCAGGCGTTCTTCTTCGACCTCCAGGCCGTCAACGCGGGCCGCAGCCGCCCGCAGGGCGTGGAGCCCCGCAAGGTCCGCAAGGTCGCCGTCCTCGGCGCCGGGATGATGGGCGCGGGCATCGCCTACTCCTGCGCCCGTGCGGGCATCGAGGTGGTGCTGAAGGACGTCACCGCCGAGGCCGCCGCCAAGGGCAAGGCGTACTCCGAGAAGCTGCTCGACAAGGCGCTCTCCCGGGGCCGGACCACCGAGGCGGGGCGCGCCGAGCTGCTCGCCCGGATCACCCCGACCGCCGACGTGGCCGACCTCGCGGGCTGCGACGCCGTCATCGAGGCCGTCTTCGAGGACACCTCCCTCAAGCACAAGGTGTTCCAGGAGATCCAGGACGTCATCGAGCCGGACGCGCTGCTGTGCTCGAACACCTCCACGCTGCCCATCACGGGCCTCGCGGAAGGTGTCGCGCGGCCGGTCGACTTCATCGGGCTGCACTTCTTCTCGCCCGTCGACAAGATGCCGCTCGTGGAGATCATCAAGGGGGAGCGGACCGGCGACGAGGCCATCGCCCGCGCCTTCGACCTGGTCCGCCAGATCAACAAGACGCCGATCGTGGTCAACGACTCGCGCGGCTTCTTCACCTCGCGCGTCATCGGCCAGTTCATCAACGAGGGCGTGGCGATGGTCGGCGAGGGGGCCGAGCCCGCGTCGATCGAACAGGCCGCCGCCCAGGCCGGTTACCCGGCCAAGGTGCTCTCCCTGATGGACGAGCTCACCCTCACCCTGCCGCGCAAGATCCGCAACGAGAGCCGAAAGGCCTTCGAAGCCGAGGGCAAGGCGTGGACCGAACACCCCGCCGACGCGGTCATCGACCGCATGGTGGACGAGTTCGAGCGTCCCGGCCGCAGCGGTGGGGCGGGCTTCTACGAGTACGACGAAGCCGGCAAGCGCGCCCGCATCTGGCCGGGCCTGCGCGAGCACTTCGCCAAGCCCGGGTACGAGATCCCGTTCGAGGACATGAAGGAGCGGATGCTCTTCGCCGAGGCCCTGGACACCGTCCGCTGCCTCGACGAGGGCGTCCTCACCTCGATCGCCGACGCCAACATCGGCTCCATCATGGGCATCGGCTTCCCGGCCTGGACGGGCGGCGTGATCCAGTACATCAACGGCTACGAGGGCGGCCTGCCCGGCTTCGTGGCCCGGGCCCGCGACCTCGCCGACACCTACGGCGAGCGCTTCACCCCGCCGGCCTCGCTGGTCGCGAAGGCCGAGCGCGGCGAGACCTACGCCGACTGA